Proteins co-encoded in one Dasypus novemcinctus isolate mDasNov1 chromosome 18, mDasNov1.1.hap2, whole genome shotgun sequence genomic window:
- the LOC101440417 gene encoding uncharacterized protein isoform X1, protein MPSTVVSTMPSSVPSIVPPTVPSTMPSSVPSTVPSTVPSTLSSTVPSTMPSTLSSALSSTMPSALPSALSSTLSSTLFSTMSSTLPSTLSSTSSSTLSSTVPSTVPSTLSSALSSTMPAALPSALSSTLPSTMFSTLPSTLSSTSSSTLSSTLPSTLSSTMPSTAPSTVLSTMPSSVPSTMPSSTAISSSAPSPRLHFTPEPEDRGTTLGCHPNLFLANLTRSSMATLQGASPARLLHSSCSLEKTLQCSCSFHGTPTPSVQWQMRGVPVGVGSMDGNFRVVSTTAAPWANSTIFLTGETEIVTSLGCEGRNQYGIHTLSIFLIPSKNSVSSVFMKGLIQGIVYGTIASALLFLYLVLLITKMLKWWAEKHAPETSEVPGPKEPEPRRSPRHPVSRRLQAQWPGREPGAPLARQAFPEAIPTPQTLGDTRRWCGALRTHRDQPDQPGAPSSRPAAAFTERETDPDRGGSFNPKETPRIAPGALGITRRTPNPCAANGETEAHSAPGHTARA, encoded by the exons ATGCCCTCCACCGTAGTCTCCACCATGCCCTCTAGTGTGCCCTCCATTGTACCCCCCACTGTACCCTCCACCATGCCCTCTAGTGTGCCCTCCACTGTACCCTCCACTGTACCCTCCACCTTATCTTCCACCGTGCCCTCCACCATGCCCTCCACCTTGTCCTCTGCCTTGTCCTCCACCATGCCCTCTGCCCTGCCTTCTGCCTTGTCCTCCACCTTGTCCTCCACCTTGTTCTCCACCATGTCCTCCACCTTGCCCTCCACCCTGTCCTCCACCTCATCCTCCACCTTATCTTCCACCGTGCCCTCCACCGTGCCCTCCACCTTGTCCTCTGCCTTGTCCTCCACCATGCCCGCTGCCCTGCCTTCTGCCTTGTCCTCCACCTTGCCCTCCACCATGTTCTCCACCTTGCCCTCCACCCTGTCCTCCACCTCGTCCTCCACCTTATCTTCCACCTTGCCCTCCACCTTGTCCTCCACCATGCCCTCCACCGCGCCCTCCACCGTACTCTCCACCATGCCCTCCAGTGTGCCCTCCACCATGCCTTCCAGCACAGCCATCTCCAGCAGCGCTCCCTCCCCCAGGCTGCACTTCACCCCAGAGCCTGAGGACCGCGGCACCACCCTCGGATGCCACCCAAACCTCTTCCTAGCTAATCTGACCAGAAGTAGCATGGCCACGCTCCAAGGGGCCT CGCCTGCCAGGCTGCTCCATTCCTCCTGCTCCTTGGAGAAGACGCTGCAGTGCAGCTGTTCCTTCCACGGGACCCCCACGCCGTCTGTGCAGTGGCAGATGAGGGGtgtccctgtgggtgtgggcAGCATGGATGGCAACTTCCGAGTGGTGTCCACCACAGCGGCCCCCTGGGCCAACAGCACCATCTTCCTAACTGGGGAGACAGAGATAGTCACGAGCCTCGGCTGTGAGGGGAGGAACCAGTATGGAATCCACACCCTGAGCATCTTCCTGATACCAA GTAAGAATTCCGTTTCCAGCGTGTTCATGAAAGGGCTGATCCAGGGCATCGTGTACGGAACcatcgcatcagcactgctcttCCTCTACCTCGTCCTCCTTAT AACGAAGATGCTCAAATGGTGGGCAGAAAAGCACGCTCCGGAGACCAGCGAGGTGCCAGGCCCCAAGGAGCCCGAGCCGCGGAGGAGCCCGAGACACCCGGTGAGCCGGAGGCTGCAAGCCCAGTGGCCCGGGCGGGAG CCCGGTGCCCCTCTCGCTCGGCAGGCATTCCCTGAGGCTATACCCACCCCACAGACCCTGGGGGACACGCGGAGGTGGTGCGGGGCACTGCGAACCCACAGAGATCAGCCAGACCAGCCCGGAGCCCCCTCGTCTCGTCCAGCTGCAGCCTTTACGGAGAGGGAAACCGACCCCGACAGAGGAGGCAGCTTCAACCCTAaagaaaccccaaggattgcccCAGGGGCTTTGGGCATCACGAGGCGCACGCCCAACCCCTGTGctgcaaatggggaaactgaggcccacagcGCCCCAGGCCACACAGCAAGGGCATAA
- the LOC101440417 gene encoding uncharacterized protein isoform X2, with the protein MPSTVVSTMPSSVPSIVPPTVPSTMPSSVPSTVPSTVPSTLSSTVPSTMPSTLSSALSSTMPSALPSALSSTLSSTLFSTMSSTLPSTLSSTSSSTLSSTVPSTVPSTLSSALSSTMPAALPSALSSTLPSTMFSTLPSTLSSTSSSTLSSTLPSTLSSTMPSTAPSTVLSTMPSSVPSTMPSSTAISSSAPSPRLHFTPEPEDRGTTLGCHPNLFLANLTRSSMATLQGASPARLLHSSCSLEKTLQCSCSFHGTPTPSVQWQMRGVPVGVGSMDGNFRVVSTTAAPWANSTIFLTGETEIVTSLGCEGRNQYGIHTLSIFLIPSKNSVSSVFMKGLIQGIVYGTIASALLFLYLVLLITKMLKWWAEKHAPETSEVPGPKEPEPRRSPRHPVSRRLQAQWPGRETLGDTRRWCGALRTHRDQPDQPGAPSSRPAAAFTERETDPDRGGSFNPKETPRIAPGALGITRRTPNPCAANGETEAHSAPGHTARA; encoded by the exons ATGCCCTCCACCGTAGTCTCCACCATGCCCTCTAGTGTGCCCTCCATTGTACCCCCCACTGTACCCTCCACCATGCCCTCTAGTGTGCCCTCCACTGTACCCTCCACTGTACCCTCCACCTTATCTTCCACCGTGCCCTCCACCATGCCCTCCACCTTGTCCTCTGCCTTGTCCTCCACCATGCCCTCTGCCCTGCCTTCTGCCTTGTCCTCCACCTTGTCCTCCACCTTGTTCTCCACCATGTCCTCCACCTTGCCCTCCACCCTGTCCTCCACCTCATCCTCCACCTTATCTTCCACCGTGCCCTCCACCGTGCCCTCCACCTTGTCCTCTGCCTTGTCCTCCACCATGCCCGCTGCCCTGCCTTCTGCCTTGTCCTCCACCTTGCCCTCCACCATGTTCTCCACCTTGCCCTCCACCCTGTCCTCCACCTCGTCCTCCACCTTATCTTCCACCTTGCCCTCCACCTTGTCCTCCACCATGCCCTCCACCGCGCCCTCCACCGTACTCTCCACCATGCCCTCCAGTGTGCCCTCCACCATGCCTTCCAGCACAGCCATCTCCAGCAGCGCTCCCTCCCCCAGGCTGCACTTCACCCCAGAGCCTGAGGACCGCGGCACCACCCTCGGATGCCACCCAAACCTCTTCCTAGCTAATCTGACCAGAAGTAGCATGGCCACGCTCCAAGGGGCCT CGCCTGCCAGGCTGCTCCATTCCTCCTGCTCCTTGGAGAAGACGCTGCAGTGCAGCTGTTCCTTCCACGGGACCCCCACGCCGTCTGTGCAGTGGCAGATGAGGGGtgtccctgtgggtgtgggcAGCATGGATGGCAACTTCCGAGTGGTGTCCACCACAGCGGCCCCCTGGGCCAACAGCACCATCTTCCTAACTGGGGAGACAGAGATAGTCACGAGCCTCGGCTGTGAGGGGAGGAACCAGTATGGAATCCACACCCTGAGCATCTTCCTGATACCAA GTAAGAATTCCGTTTCCAGCGTGTTCATGAAAGGGCTGATCCAGGGCATCGTGTACGGAACcatcgcatcagcactgctcttCCTCTACCTCGTCCTCCTTAT AACGAAGATGCTCAAATGGTGGGCAGAAAAGCACGCTCCGGAGACCAGCGAGGTGCCAGGCCCCAAGGAGCCCGAGCCGCGGAGGAGCCCGAGACACCCGGTGAGCCGGAGGCTGCAAGCCCAGTGGCCCGGGCGGGAG ACCCTGGGGGACACGCGGAGGTGGTGCGGGGCACTGCGAACCCACAGAGATCAGCCAGACCAGCCCGGAGCCCCCTCGTCTCGTCCAGCTGCAGCCTTTACGGAGAGGGAAACCGACCCCGACAGAGGAGGCAGCTTCAACCCTAaagaaaccccaaggattgcccCAGGGGCTTTGGGCATCACGAGGCGCACGCCCAACCCCTGTGctgcaaatggggaaactgaggcccacagcGCCCCAGGCCACACAGCAAGGGCATAA